AAGGCGGCGAGAATGTCGGCGCGCTGATCGTCGAGGGCGGAGTCGTCGATCGACACAAATCCCACGTCATCCGCGCCGGCGGCCAGCGCGATGTCGCGCAGCGCGGCGGCGTCCAGCGTCGGGGAAAGCGTTTCGTCGAAGGCGATCATTGCATATACCCCTTTTTGGTCAGGCCAAGGTTTCAGCCGCCCTGATCCGTGGGCGCGGCGACTTGCATGAGGGCGCGAAGCTCAACGAGGAGCTGCTGGAGACGCTCGGCGCCGAAGCGTGCTTCGACCATGTCCTGCGCCGCGCGCCAGTGGGGCATGGCGTTGGCGAGCGTGGACTCGCCGAAAGGCGTGAGCGCCACTTTTCGCGTGCGACGATCCTCGCCCGGCCTGATCTTGACCAGCCCACGCTTTTCCATGATGGCGAGATTTCTCGCGAGCGCGCTCCGATCCATCACAAAGACGTCGGCAAGCTTGCTGACTGTGGCGCCGCCGGTGAGCGAACAGGCGACCAGCAGCGAGTATTGCGTCGGCTCGAGCCCGGTCGTCGCCATGAACTGCCCATAGAGCTTCGTCACGGCGCGGCTGGCGCGGCGCACATTGGCGGCGGCGCAGGTCTGCGCGCAGGCTTTGACGTCGGCGGGGTCGGGCGCTGTCATGAAAGATGTATATGCCCGTTTCTTGTCGGGGTCAATGTGCGCGGCGGCGTCGCGCTCTATCTCTCCGTTCCTGGGACCCGCCGAGCAGCCTGCCTCTCCGCGAGGCCGCAACGGCGCCGGAGGACTGACATGCGCAAGCTGATCGTTGTTTTCGGGGTCGTCGGGCTGGGCGGTTTGGCGTTGGGCGCAGAGACGGACCAGATTGCGGCGCTGAAGAAGCCTGCCGCCATCGAACAGGCCAGGCCCCCGCATTCACGCTGCGCGAAGCGGATCGTCCTTGGGGGCGACAGGCGCGTGGTCGCCTGCCTCATGCAGAAACGCAAGGGCGTAACCGAGCCCTGAAGCGTTACGTCCGAACCTAGACAAGCGCCTGCGCGGCCCTGGCCGGTTCGCTTTCACGAATGTTCATCGGCCTGTAACCGGCGTCGCCCCTGAGCTTGTCGCGCGCGCAGCCGGACAGGTCGATCACGAAGCCGGCGTTGATGGGGAAGCTCTCCTCATCGGCGGCCAGCACGTCCGAGTGGTCGAGCTGGCGGATGAAGTCGCCGTTCTCCTGCACGCGGTCCAGCGCCGGCGCATCGCTCTTGCTGATGAGCTTCAGAAGCGGTTTCGGCCAATAGACGAAGAAGCGTGTCGTCAACTGATACCAGACGCTCTGGGAGTTGTGCATCGGCGCCAGCGGGTCGGGCGCGACGGCGCGCGCGGGAGTGGCGGTCTCGACGCAGAGCCCATGCTTGCCGGCCTTCTCGATCATCCACGTCAGGGCGCAGTCGGAGAGTCCCGCTTCCGGATAGCCGCCGCCCACGTCAGAGTGGACGCCGGGGAACCAGGCTTCCTCGTAATTATATTCCTCGGATTTCACCTGCGTCGCGTTCACCTGCGCGGCTTCGATCTTGCGGGTTTCCGTCAGCTCCATGCGGGTGGGCCGGAACGGCCAGCGCTTCTCGTCGATGGCGCAGGCGTGATAGGCGTTGAGGATGATCGGACTGATCTTGGTGTCGTGAAACTGCGTCGGGAAGATCTGATTGAGCAGCTTTCCGAAGAGGAATCCGAAAGGCGCGCCGAGCGCGCCGACCGTATCCCACACGCCGAGGAATTTGATCTTCTCATCGCCATGCGTATTGGCCGCCCGGAACGCCTGCGAGAGGTCGCTGCGCGGATGCCATTTCGGGTCCGAGCTGCGGTAATGCGAATAGGCCTCTTCGAGCAGATGCAGCCTGTCGCGTCGCAGGATGCCGACATTGAAGATCATCCCGGCGAGGCTGC
The DNA window shown above is from Methylocystis echinoides and carries:
- a CDS encoding MarR family winged helix-turn-helix transcriptional regulator, which codes for MTAPDPADVKACAQTCAAANVRRASRAVTKLYGQFMATTGLEPTQYSLLVACSLTGGATVSKLADVFVMDRSALARNLAIMEKRGLVKIRPGEDRRTRKVALTPFGESTLANAMPHWRAAQDMVEARFGAERLQQLLVELRALMQVAAPTDQGG
- a CDS encoding DUF2235 domain-containing protein — protein: MIDRAPKAKKRLIVFCDGTWNKEDQKSRDGRPCPTNVLRLFELTRIGDSDHAPQIVHYLRGVGNRWDERLTGGGFGFGISDNIKSAYQFLVSNYETGDEIFLFGFSRGAFTVRSLAGMIFNVGILRRDRLHLLEEAYSHYRSSDPKWHPRSDLSQAFRAANTHGDEKIKFLGVWDTVGALGAPFGFLFGKLLNQIFPTQFHDTKISPIILNAYHACAIDEKRWPFRPTRMELTETRKIEAAQVNATQVKSEEYNYEEAWFPGVHSDVGGGYPEAGLSDCALTWMIEKAGKHGLCVETATPARAVAPDPLAPMHNSQSVWYQLTTRFFVYWPKPLLKLISKSDAPALDRVQENGDFIRQLDHSDVLAADEESFPINAGFVIDLSGCARDKLRGDAGYRPMNIRESEPARAAQALV